A segment of the Candidatus Fusobacterium pullicola genome:
ATTTTTTCCAACTTTGAATACAATATTATTAAGTTTAAATAAAATAGATCACATAACTCAAGAAAGAATAGAAGGATTATCTAGACTAATTCCTTTTGGAAATAGATATTTTGGAACTGGTCTAAATTCAGGAATAGCTTTAATTTTAATAATATATATAATAAATAAAAAAAATAAAATATACTACTGGATAGTATACTTTTATATCTTTATTTTAGCTTTTTTAAGCTCAAGAACGGTATTGGTAGCTGGAGTTATAAGTATTGTATATTATATTTATATAAATAGATTTAGAATATATAAAATATATAAAGGAATAATAGTTGCACTACTTTCATTTATTATTTTACTAAAGTCAATAAATAAAAAAATTTATAATTGGGCTTTTGAATTATTTATTAAACGAGGCGAAACTGATTCAACAAATGTTTTAAAAAATATGTGGAATATTATACCGGAGGATATAAAAACATGGATAATAGGAGATGGAAAATGGATGGAAGGAAAAAAATACTATATGAATACAGATGTTGGTTATTTAAGACTAGTTTGGTATGTTGGAATTATTGGACTCTTTATCTATTTTTATTATTTATTTTTTATTTATAAAAATTTGGTGAAAGATTCTTCAAAAGAAATAAAAACGCTAATAGGGTTTATATTTATTTTTTTGCTTGTAGTTAATATCAAAGGTTATGCTGAACCATTTTATTTATTATTTTGTTTATATATTTTAAAGATGCGGTTAAAATTAAATGAATCAAAACTCAAAAATATGCAAAAATAATTTTATAAGATTATAAATAGAATTAATAAAAATCTGATTTTAATGAAAGGATAATAATGTGATTAAAATAAGTGTAATTGTACCTGTATATAATACAGAAAAATATTTAGAAAAATGTTTAAATAGTATAATGAATCAATCGTTTAAAGATATAGAAATAATTATTATAAATGATTGTTCTACAGATAACTCTTTGAAAGTGATAAAAAAATTTTTATCACTTGATCAAAGAATTATTTTAATCGATAAGGAAAAAAATGAAGGATTATCTGCTGCTAGAAATTCTGGAATTGAGAAGGCAAAAGGTGAATATATTTTACATATTGATGGTGATGATTGGATAGAAAAAAGATATATTGAAGATATATATATGTGTGCGAAAAAGAATCGAGCAGATATAGTTATTACAGATTTTTATGAGGATTTTGAAAATAAAAAAGTTATCTATATTCATGAAAAGATTGAAAATAAAAATAATGAAGTAGATAAAGAAGAAGCACTAAAAAATATTTTTTTAATGGAAGCTTGTAATGCTGTTTGGAATAAATTAATAAAAAGGGAAGTTTATAAAAAAAATAAAATAAATCATCCAGAAGAGATCATGTTAGGAGAAGATTTGGCAGTTATTCCTAAATTATTATATTTTTCTAAAAAAATAATAAAAATAAATAAAGCATACTATCATTATATTCAAAATCCTTTGAGTATAACAAAACAGTATAATTCCCAAAAAATATTTGAAATTTATAAAAGCTTGAAAATAAATCAAAATTTTTTTGAAAATAAAGAGATAAAATTACCAATAAATTTATTAAAAGTAAATCATCTTAGTATTTGGTTATTTAATGTAAAATATGATTTAAAAAATAAAGAATATATTGATATCTTAGAAGACTATATTAAATTAATAAAAAAATTAAGTATAAAAGATTTAAAAAGTATAAAAAATAAAAAAATAAAAATAATAGTTATTATTTTGAAAGCTCTAAATAACAAAATAGTTTTTATATTATTATGGAAAATAAATTTATTAAAAAAATATTGTGATACATTTTATAAAAAATTACTATATTAAGATGTAGTATTGATAATATTGAAAAATAATTTTAAACCTATGGAAGAGAAGGATAGCTATAAAGTTTTAGCAGTAAATTTTTATGAATATTATAAAAATAAAAATTTTACTTAATCATAAATATTTATGAAAAAGAATGACAATAGATAGGTAAAATAATTTAATAAAATATGATAAAATTATATGGAGGGTAGAATAGATAAATATTTTTATATATTTATCTTATAAAGTTAATTATGGAAATTATAAAAAAAATTATAAAAAAAATTACAAATATTACTATAGATTTATTATTGAGTATAGCTGAAAAAATAGAAATAAAAAAATTTTTAAGTATATATAGTAAAGAAGAAAAAATATTATATTTATTAACACCAAATTATTCGAATTTAGGAGATGAAGCTATAATTATTGGGATTGAACAAATTTTGAAAGAAAAGTTTAGTGACAAATTAATTTTAGAATTCTCATTAGAAAAATATAGAAGAAATAAAAAGATAATTGAAAAATTAGCAAATAAAAATGATATTATAATAATACATGGTGGAGGAAATTTTGGAAATTTATATTTAGAAGCTGAAGAGTTGAGAAGAGATATAGTAAAAAGATTTTTTGATAACAAGATAATTGTTATGCCTCAAAGTATATCATTTACAAATGATATATTTGGTAGAAGAGAAATAAAAAATAGCCAAAATATATATATGAGACATAATAATTTTAATATAATAGCTAGGGATGAAAAAAGTTATGAGTATGGAAAAAAATATTTTTCAAATAATAAGATGTATTTAGCTCCAGATAGTGTATTATATTTAGAAGATTTTTTTAGTTGTTTTAAAAGTAATCAAAATAGAGAAGGGATAATTTTAACTTTGAGAAATGATAAAGAAAAAATACTAGATGATAATATTATAAAGAAATTAGTTACTTATTTCTCTGAAAAAAATATAAAATATTTAAAAACAGATACAGTAATAAGTTACCCAATGAATAGAGAAACTAGAGAGTATGAAGTAAAAAATATGTTAAGAAAGATTTCATCAGCTAAATTAAATATAACTGATAGATTCCATGGTGTAATTTTTTCTGTAATTACCAATACTCCAGTAATTGTTTTTAAATCATTAGACCACAAAATAGAAGAGGGAGTAAAATGGTTTAAACATTTAGATTGGGTTCATTATGTTACAACAGTAGAAGAGGCAGAAAAGTTGATAGATAAGTACATGAATTCTGAATATAAAGTAGAAAAAGAAAATTATGAGTTAAAAGAGAAATTAAAAGAAGTATTTTTTAATA
Coding sequences within it:
- a CDS encoding glycosyltransferase translates to MIKISVIVPVYNTEKYLEKCLNSIMNQSFKDIEIIIINDCSTDNSLKVIKKFLSLDQRIILIDKEKNEGLSAARNSGIEKAKGEYILHIDGDDWIEKRYIEDIYMCAKKNRADIVITDFYEDFENKKVIYIHEKIENKNNEVDKEEALKNIFLMEACNAVWNKLIKREVYKKNKINHPEEIMLGEDLAVIPKLLYFSKKIIKINKAYYHYIQNPLSITKQYNSQKIFEIYKSLKINQNFFENKEIKLPINLLKVNHLSIWLFNVKYDLKNKEYIDILEDYIKLIKKLSIKDLKSIKNKKIKIIVIILKALNNKIVFILLWKINLLKKYCDTFYKKLLY
- a CDS encoding polysaccharide pyruvyl transferase family protein — encoded protein: MEIIKKIIKKITNITIDLLLSIAEKIEIKKFLSIYSKEEKILYLLTPNYSNLGDEAIIIGIEQILKEKFSDKLILEFSLEKYRRNKKIIEKLANKNDIIIIHGGGNFGNLYLEAEELRRDIVKRFFDNKIIVMPQSISFTNDIFGRREIKNSQNIYMRHNNFNIIARDEKSYEYGKKYFSNNKMYLAPDSVLYLEDFFSCFKSNQNREGIILTLRNDKEKILDDNIIKKLVTYFSEKNIKYLKTDTVISYPMNRETREYEVKNMLRKISSAKLNITDRFHGVIFSVITNTPVIVFKSLDHKIEEGVKWFKHLDWVHYVTTVEEAEKLIDKYMNSEYKVEKENYELKEKLKEVFFNI